Part of the Candidatus Deferrimicrobiaceae bacterium genome, CGATGCGGTTGGACGTGTTCATCCCCGTCTCGGTCATGCCGTAGCGCTCCAGGATCCGGAATCCGGTCGCCCTCTCGAACCGGTGAAAGAGGTTGTGGGAAAGGGGCGCGGAGCCGGAGATGAACACCCTCATCCCGCTCAGATCGGGCTTCCGCTCCCGTTTCTCCCATTCGCCCATGAGCCGCTGGTAGATCGTGGGGACCGCCATGAGCAAGGTGCACCGTTCCTTCTCCAGCGCCTCCCACACGCGTCCCGGCTCGAACTTCTCGTGCATGACGATGGTCGAGCCGGCGTAAAGGCTTCCGTGCGTCACGACGTTCAGCCCGTGCACGTGGAAAAAGGGAAGCACGTGGAGGAGCACGTCTTCTTCCGTCCACTCCCACGCTTCCGAAAGGGCCCGCATGTTCGATACGAGGTTCCGGTGCGTGATCATCGCTCCCTTGGACCTGCCGGTCGTGCCGGAGGTGTAGCAGATCATCGCCACGTCGTCGCCGCCGGCCGGGTAGGCGCGCCGGAATCCCGAGGGCGCGCGGGCGAGCCGGTCCGGCAGGCTGCCCGCCCCTTCCGCGACGGCATCGTCGACGAGCAGCGTCCTAATCCTTTTTAGGCCCCGGATCGCGCCGGCCGCCCGCCGGAACCTCTCCGCGTCCGTGACGTAGAGGGAGCTGCCCGAGTCCGACAGGAAATACCCGACCTCCCCTTCCCGGTACTCCGGGTTGAGGGGAAGGGTGACCGCGCCGACCGAGAGGACCGCGAAGTGGAGGTAGAGAAACTCCATCCGCTTCGTGAGCTGGACGGCGACGCGGTCGCCTTTCCCGACGCCCTCCGCCTGGAGCATGGCCGCGTAGCGCTCCACCTGCCGGTCGAAGGCGCGGTAGGAATGGGACGTCCCCTCGAAGACGACGGCGGGTTTTTCGGGGTGTCGGGATGCCGTTTCGGAAAGAAGTCGGGCCAGGTTCATGCCTTCGATTTTTCCCTTTTCTCGACTATGCGGATACTATATCATCGCAATTTGAAAAACGACGTTTTGAATCAATACCAAGGGGGGGATCCACATGAAAAACACGGGAATCGGGGTGCATGGAGGTTCACGTCCGCCTGCAGCGCGGCCGGCGATCGTCTCCATCATCGTCTTGGCCCTGACCCTGCTTGGCCCATGGGGGAGCGGCATCGAGGCGGCCCAGGGCGCGGGCTGCCCGGATGCGATCCGGATCGGCATGGTCTTCCCGATGACCGGGCGGGAGGGGCGCCCGGGCACCTACCAGGTCGAGGGGATCCGGCTGGCGATGGAGCTGATCAACGCCAAGGGAGGGGTGTACGTCAAGGAGTGCGGCAAGCGTCTGCCGTTCCAGGAGATCCTCTACGACGACCAGTCCGACCAGGGGCGCTCGGTCCAGCTCGTGGAACGGACCATGTCCTCGGACAACGTGGTCGCGGTCATCGGGGCCTACTCCTCCTCCTTGGGCCAGGCCCAGTCGGTCGTGCCCGACCGGTACCAGGTGCCGTGGATCTCCCCCGGCGCGGGGGCCAGCCCGATCTACACCCAGGGCCGGAAGTGGATCTTCGGGGTGCTCGCGCCCGTGGAACTCCTCGGCTACACCACCATGAAGTTCCTCGGCTCCCTCGTGAACCAGGGCAAGTTGGAGAAAGGATTGAAGATCGCCATCGTCGTGGAAAACACCGACCACGGCAAGGAATACGTCGAGGGCGTGAATCGCTGGATCAAGGAAAACCCCGGCGCCTTCCAGGTGGTGTATAACGAGTCCTTTCAGATGGGCGGGACGGATTTCTCCGGCATCCTCCAGCGCATGAAGGCCGCGAACGCGGACATCTTCCTCTCCGACGCCCACCTGCAGGACTACATCACGATGCACCGGCAGTACACGCAGATGGGGCTGCACCACCGGATGGTGAGCTACGGGGCCCGCGGCACCGAGGAGCCCGCCCGCAAGGCCCTGGGGCCCGCCGCCGACTACATCTTCGCGGGGATCTGGTGGCACAAGGACCTGCCCTATCCCCAGGTGAAGGCGTTCGTGCAGGAGCACAAGAAGAAGTACCAGCGCGAACCGGACTCCTATTACCCTTCCACGGCATACGACGCCGTGCGCATCCTCGCGGCCGCCATCGAGTCGGCCGGGTCCCTGGACCGCACGGCGGTCCGTAACGGGCTGCGCAAGGCGCGGCTGACCGATTCGCTCCTGCCGGGCCAGGTCCTGCAATTCCAGGAGAACGGTCAGGCCATGACCCCCTTCGTCATCGTCCAGAACAAGCCGGGGGACAAAGTGGACTTCGTCTACCCGGAGGACTCCCGAACGGGCGAGGTGGTCACCCGCATCCCGCGGTAACGCCGCATGGGACTCGACGATCTGCTGAACCTGTTCGTCGCGGCCATCCTGCTGGCGGGCATCTACACGGCGATGTCCATCGGGATGACCGTGATCTACGGCGTCATGAAGATGGTGAACCTCGCCCACGCGGGGTTCATGATGCTGGGGGCGTACTTCGCCCTGGAGATGTCCCAGCGGCTGCCCATCGATCCCCTGATCTCGTCGGTCCTGGCGGCGCCCGTCTTCTTCCTGCTGGGCATCGCGACCCACCGGAGCATGGTCCGATTCGTGCCGGTGGCCGACGAACCGACGCTCCCCTCGCTCCTGCTGCTGTTCGGCCTCTGGCTCGTCCTCCAGAATTTCGGCTATGCCGTGTGGGGCGCCGACGACCGGTCCATCTTCACGCCGCTGACCATGGCGACGTTCCGGTTCGGAGGCATCGTCGTGCCCGTCATCCGACTGATCGTGTTCGGGATCGCCCTGCTGTCCCTGGTCGCCCTCCACCTGTCCCTGCAACACACCTGGTTCGGGCGGTCCGTGCGGGCCCTGACGCAGAACCGGGAGGCGGGCCAGCTTGCCGGCATCGACACCGGGCGGACGGCGATGCTGGCGTTCGGCCTGGGGATCGCCTTCACGGGGCTTGCCGGCGCGCTCCTGGCGAACCTGTACTCGTTCACCCCGGACTTCGGGGGTTCCTTCATGCTCCGGTCGTTCGTGATCACCGTCCTGGGGGGGCTGGAGTCCTTCTCCGGCGTGGCCATCGGGGCGATCATCGTCGCCCTGATCGAGACGTTCAGCATCCTGGTGGTCCCGGCGAACTACCAGCACGCCATCAGCTTCATCCTGCTGGTCGTCGCTCTCCTGGTCCTGCCCGGCGGGGTCGAGGGGCTGCTCCAGCGGTGGCGGCGCCTGCGATGAGCGCGGCCCCGGCATCCCGCGCGACGAGCCGGGCGGCCTATGCGGTCGCCGCGCTGGCGCTGCTGACGTTCCTGGCGGTCCCCCTGGTCGGGGTCTCGAACAACGCGATCCGCCTGCTCCTGACCACGTTCTTATGGGTGGCGACGAGCCTGGCCTGGAACCTCCTCGGCGGCGTGACCGGCCAGGTGTCCTTCGGGTTCGCGGTCTTTTACGGGCTGGGCGCCTACACCGCGGGCCTGTCCATCAACGGGGGGGTCAATCCGTACGCCGCCATCGCGGCCGGGGGCGCCGTGGCGGCGTTCGGCTCCCTCCTGATCGGGCTTCCGACGTTCCGTCTCCGGGGCCCCTACTTCGCCATCGCCACCATCGGCGTGAACGAGGCGGTCCGCATCGTGATGTCGAACCTGGACATCACCGGAGGTGCGAGCGGCCTCCGGCTGCAGCAGACCGGCCGGTTCAGCCAGGTGGAGCACTACTACGCGGCGCTGGGCGTCGCCTCCCTGGCGTTCCTCGTGTCGTGGCGCGTGATGCACTCCCCGTTCGGCCTCGCGCTGCGGGCCATCCGGGAGGACCAGGACGCCGCCGCCGACGTGGGCGTGCACCCGTTCCGCTTGAAGCTGGCCGTGCACGCGCTGGCGGCCTGCCTGACCGGGATGGCGGGCGGAGCGTTCGCGCACTACACGGCCTACATCCACCCCGACGGGGTATTCGCCTTCACCACCAGCACCTCCATCCTCCTGATGCCGGTGATCGGCGGACTGGGGACGCTGTCCGGACCCGTCATCGGCGCGGCCGTCTACAGCATCGTGCAGGAGGAGATGGTCGTCCACTTCCCGCAGTTCCACCTCCTCCTGTACGGCGCCCTGCTGATCCTCATCATGCTGTTCGAGCCCGGGGGCCTTGCCGGGCTTTGGAGGCGTCTGGCACGCGGCCTGCGCGGACGGAATGCCGCAGGCACCGGAGGGGGGATCGCGGCGCAACGGCAGCCGGCCGGGGGAGGATCGTGAAGGACCTCCTCTCGGTGGAAGGGCTCACGCGCCACTTCGGCGGGCTTGCCGCGGTCGTCGACCTCCACTTCCGCGTGCGGGAGGGGGAAATCTTCGGGATCATCGGCCCCAACGGCGCCGGCAAGACGACCGCCTTCAGCATGATCGCCGGATCGCTCGTTCCGACCGCCGGGTCCATCCGGTTCCGCGACCGGGAGATCGCCGGCTGGCCGAGCCAGCGGGTCGTGCACCTGGGGATCTGCCGGACCCACCAGATCCCGCGGCCCTTCACGGGCATGACCGTGCACGAGAACGTCGAGGTCGGCATGCGGTACGGAGGAAGGAGGACGCCGCCCCGCGGCGAGGTAGCGGACGAGATCGAGCGGATCCTCGAGTTCACGGGCCTGTCGGGGTCGGCCGCAAGCTCCGCCGGCGCCCTGCCGACCGGGAACCGCAAGCGGCTGGAGCTGGCCCGGGCGCTGGCGACCGATCCCGTCGTCCTGTTGTGCGACGAGATCTGCGGCGGCCTGAATCCGACGGAAACCGCGGACATCCTGGCCCTCCTTCGCCGCCTGCGGGACGGCGGGATCACGATCCTGTACATCGAGCACGACATGCGGGCGGTCATGCGCACCTGCGACCGGATCATGGTGCTCAACTACGGGCAAAAGCTGGCCGAGGGGACGCCGGAGGAGATCCAGGACGACGAAGCGGTGATCGAGGCCTACCTGGGACGCAGATCGTGGATGGGCCGGGCGGCGGAACCGATCGAGGAGCAGCCATGAGCGTCCGGCCCCTTCTGGAGGTGGACGGCCTCGAGGTCGCCTACGGGGACGTGCAGGTGATCTGGGGAATCTCGTTCACGGTGGCCCCCGGGGAGATCGTGACGCTCATCGGCCCCAACGGCGCCGGCAAGACGACGACCCTGCGCACTCTCTCCGGCCTGCTGTCGCCGAAGGCGGGGACGATCCGGTTCCGGGGGGAAGATCTGTCCGGCCGGCCGGCCCACGAGGTCGTCCGGCGCGGGGTGATCCAGATCCCGGAGGGCCGCAAGCTGTGGCCCCGGATGACCGCGGAGGAGAACCTGCTGCTCGGCGCCTTCGCGCCCCGGGCGCGGGGCATGGCCCACGAGCAGCTCGGCCGGGTGTACGCCCTGTTCCCCCTGCTGAAGGCGAGGCGCCGCCAGCTCGCGGGAACGATGTCCGGCGGCGAACAGCAGATGTGCGCCATCGGGCGCGGCCTGATGTCCGAGCCCGAGCTCCTGATGTTCGACGAGCCCTCCCTGGGCCTGGCCCCCCTGCTGGTGGACGAGCTGTTCGCGAAGATCGCCGACATCGCGAAGCAGAACGTGACGATCCTGCTGGTGGAGCAGAAGGTGGCCCACGCGCTCGAGATCGCCGATCGCGGGTACATTCTCGAGACCGGGCGGACGGTGCTCTCCGGCACAGGAAAGGAACTCCGGGAAAGCGAGTACGTTCAGCGGTCCTACCTCGGAACGGAGTGACCGCGAAACCGAACGGGACGGCAAAGAGGCAAAAGGGGAGGTACACCTTGGGTGACCTGGTCAAGGTGGGAGAGCGCATCACGGACGAAGCCCGGTTCAGCAAGGAGGAGATCGCCGAGTTCGCGAGGCTCGCAGGCGACTTCAATCCCCTGCACCACGACGAGGAATTCGCCAAAGCCACCCGCTTCCAGGGGATCATCGCCTGCGGACCGCAGACCGCCTCCCGGTTCCTGGGAATGACGGCCACCCACTTCTCGAAGCGGGGCGCCTCGCTGGGGCTCGAGTTCACCCTGCGTTTCCTGGGCCCGGTGCGCCCCGGAGAGCGCCTGGAGATGGTTTGGGACGTGGTCGACGTAACGGACAAGCCGAAACTGAACGGGGAGATCGTGAAGATGGAGGGAAGAGTCACCAACCCGGCGGGCGAGGCGGTCCTCACGGGCACCGGGACGGTCCTGGTGGCCCGGAGTCTCTGAAGAACGGCAGCCATCTAGCAATTTTCATCCGATGGATGATATCTCCCGGGACGACCTTCGGGCGGGAGGCCGGCAAGTATTATTTCGTGATCTTCGAGAGAAAATTCCCAACGGTCTGAATGACCATCCCCGTCGTCACCTTCGGTTTGTTCATGTACGGGCCGAAATGTTGTCGATCCCCGGTGAGAAAATGCGTTGCCTTGCATCGTTGTGCCGCGGCGAACACAGGACGGTCCTTCTCCGGAAGCGAAAGCCCGCACCGCTCTCCCCCCACATCAGGAACAAGGCGGACTGCCCGGAGTATCTCGGACAACCTGCCAAGGGCTGCGGGAACCTTCCTTTCCAGGTTCAGCCGCGCCTCTGCCAGGCAATACGCGCTGGTCACAACCTCCCAATGACTCTCCGCGGCCAGTTCGATGACAAGAGACGCCTTCCCTTCCGGGTTGTGGGCGGCGGTGAACAGCACGTTCGAGTCAAGGAAAAGGCGGATCAACGCTTGCGACCCAACTTCTTCAAGATCCGGGACCGCTCCCCCGGAGCCAGCCGATCTTCCCGCTCCCATCGGGCGATCTCTTCGTCCGTGTAGGCGTCCAACTCCACAATGGCCGCCGGCCGAAGCACCAGCTCCCCTTTCCGGTCCTCGACAACCAGGACGCCGCCTGCCTTGATCCCGAGGCGCTTCCGCATGGCCGCCGGCAGGGTGATCTGCCCTCTTCCGGAAACGACGATATTCTCTTTCATCGAGCACCTCCCATCCGATATTCCGAAATGCAGTATAACTGATATTCCGTATTTCGTCAACCTCGCCCAACCAGGCACCAGCCTGCCGGGCTGGGGCGACAATCGCTGTCGCGTCGGAAGGGGAAGGAAAAATAATCTTTTTGATGACCAGTTCGATGGGACTGCCAGGATCGACCTGGTGTCGGGGAGAGAGATCGATGATGTCCACTCCCGGCCGCTTCAGGATCGCCGTTCGAGGAACCGGACGACCGTAAGCCCCAGCGCCTCCGCCCCCCCCGCCATGACCCGGTCCGAGGTGGCAAGGACGGCCGCGCCGATCTCCTGGGCCAAGACCAGGTGCATCGCGTCGAGGGTATGCAAAGGAACATCGGGGAAGGAGGCGATCAGGTTGACCGCCCCGGCGGCCAGCGTGGCCGGGAGCGGATTGCGGATGAGAAAGCCCCGCCGCACGTCCTCCTCGAAGACGGCGAAGGCACGGGTCTCGGT contains:
- a CDS encoding amino acid ABC transporter substrate-binding protein, with amino-acid sequence MKNTGIGVHGGSRPPAARPAIVSIIVLALTLLGPWGSGIEAAQGAGCPDAIRIGMVFPMTGREGRPGTYQVEGIRLAMELINAKGGVYVKECGKRLPFQEILYDDQSDQGRSVQLVERTMSSDNVVAVIGAYSSSLGQAQSVVPDRYQVPWISPGAGASPIYTQGRKWIFGVLAPVELLGYTTMKFLGSLVNQGKLEKGLKIAIVVENTDHGKEYVEGVNRWIKENPGAFQVVYNESFQMGGTDFSGILQRMKAANADIFLSDAHLQDYITMHRQYTQMGLHHRMVSYGARGTEEPARKALGPAADYIFAGIWWHKDLPYPQVKAFVQEHKKKYQREPDSYYPSTAYDAVRILAAAIESAGSLDRTAVRNGLRKARLTDSLLPGQVLQFQENGQAMTPFVIVQNKPGDKVDFVYPEDSRTGEVVTRIPR
- a CDS encoding MaoC family dehydratase, with protein sequence MGDLVKVGERITDEARFSKEEIAEFARLAGDFNPLHHDEEFAKATRFQGIIACGPQTASRFLGMTATHFSKRGASLGLEFTLRFLGPVRPGERLEMVWDVVDVTDKPKLNGEIVKMEGRVTNPAGEAVLTGTGTVLVARSL
- a CDS encoding ABC transporter ATP-binding protein encodes the protein MSVRPLLEVDGLEVAYGDVQVIWGISFTVAPGEIVTLIGPNGAGKTTTLRTLSGLLSPKAGTIRFRGEDLSGRPAHEVVRRGVIQIPEGRKLWPRMTAEENLLLGAFAPRARGMAHEQLGRVYALFPLLKARRRQLAGTMSGGEQQMCAIGRGLMSEPELLMFDEPSLGLAPLLVDELFAKIADIAKQNVTILLVEQKVAHALEIADRGYILETGRTVLSGTGKELRESEYVQRSYLGTE
- a CDS encoding type II toxin-antitoxin system VapC family toxin, with amino-acid sequence MPGKEIVYFDTSALAKWYLNEELSDEVERYIQEHGPVEISDLTAVEIRSLLSRRRREREIDIKTETRAFAVFEEDVRRGFLIRNPLPATLAAGAVNLIASFPDVPLHTLDAMHLVLAQEIGAAVLATSDRVMAGGAEALGLTVVRFLERRS
- a CDS encoding AbrB/MazE/SpoVT family DNA-binding domain-containing protein, which encodes MKENIVVSGRGQITLPAAMRKRLGIKAGGVLVVEDRKGELVLRPAAIVELDAYTDEEIARWEREDRLAPGERSRILKKLGRKR
- a CDS encoding branched-chain amino acid ABC transporter permease: MGLDDLLNLFVAAILLAGIYTAMSIGMTVIYGVMKMVNLAHAGFMMLGAYFALEMSQRLPIDPLISSVLAAPVFFLLGIATHRSMVRFVPVADEPTLPSLLLLFGLWLVLQNFGYAVWGADDRSIFTPLTMATFRFGGIVVPVIRLIVFGIALLSLVALHLSLQHTWFGRSVRALTQNREAGQLAGIDTGRTAMLAFGLGIAFTGLAGALLANLYSFTPDFGGSFMLRSFVITVLGGLESFSGVAIGAIIVALIETFSILVVPANYQHAISFILLVVALLVLPGGVEGLLQRWRRLR
- a CDS encoding AMP-binding protein encodes the protein MNLARLLSETASRHPEKPAVVFEGTSHSYRAFDRQVERYAAMLQAEGVGKGDRVAVQLTKRMEFLYLHFAVLSVGAVTLPLNPEYREGEVGYFLSDSGSSLYVTDAERFRRAAGAIRGLKRIRTLLVDDAVAEGAGSLPDRLARAPSGFRRAYPAGGDDVAMICYTSGTTGRSKGAMITHRNLVSNMRALSEAWEWTEEDVLLHVLPFFHVHGLNVVTHGSLYAGSTIVMHEKFEPGRVWEALEKERCTLLMAVPTIYQRLMGEWEKRERKPDLSGMRVFISGSAPLSHNLFHRFERATGFRILERYGMTETGMNTSNRI
- a CDS encoding branched-chain amino acid ABC transporter permease, with translation MAAPAMSAAPASRATSRAAYAVAALALLTFLAVPLVGVSNNAIRLLLTTFLWVATSLAWNLLGGVTGQVSFGFAVFYGLGAYTAGLSINGGVNPYAAIAAGGAVAAFGSLLIGLPTFRLRGPYFAIATIGVNEAVRIVMSNLDITGGASGLRLQQTGRFSQVEHYYAALGVASLAFLVSWRVMHSPFGLALRAIREDQDAAADVGVHPFRLKLAVHALAACLTGMAGGAFAHYTAYIHPDGVFAFTTSTSILLMPVIGGLGTLSGPVIGAAVYSIVQEEMVVHFPQFHLLLYGALLILIMLFEPGGLAGLWRRLARGLRGRNAAGTGGGIAAQRQPAGGGS
- a CDS encoding ABC transporter ATP-binding protein — protein: MKDLLSVEGLTRHFGGLAAVVDLHFRVREGEIFGIIGPNGAGKTTAFSMIAGSLVPTAGSIRFRDREIAGWPSQRVVHLGICRTHQIPRPFTGMTVHENVEVGMRYGGRRTPPRGEVADEIERILEFTGLSGSAASSAGALPTGNRKRLELARALATDPVVLLCDEICGGLNPTETADILALLRRLRDGGITILYIEHDMRAVMRTCDRIMVLNYGQKLAEGTPEEIQDDEAVIEAYLGRRSWMGRAAEPIEEQP